The genomic region CAACTCTCGCTCTATAAACTTTTATGTCTATTGCTTATATACATTGTCCAAGTTTCCctatacaaatataaaacttttaaaaattattacttCTAAATTGTCAAAAATTGTTGAGCAATTAACTATAGACgaattaattatatcattttataGTTTAGCAAATTTAGAATTCGattcttttaaattattgaattatttgtatgtattaatatttaaaaaattaccATCCTTAGATTATAGAAATACTGGTCTTATactaaaattaataaaaaccTTATATATGATTAACAATTTAGTTAATGTAAAAGAAGAcgtaaatataaattttaatcaAATACCTAAAGAAAATTCACAAATGAAAAGTAGTGTAATCActagtaaaaataatacaagtATCAATATGCACTCAGTGAAATTTCTCATGATTTATTTCGTTTCGAAAATtattcttaaaaatataaataatttttcaccAATCGAATTAGTAGATGTTGTTCGATATTTATCATCAATGGACTATATCGACAAAGAACTTTTTAgttttgtttataatttatcgttttttaaaaatataaacacaGAGacattaaattattataaaaataacatatatttcaaCCAATCATATTATGCCTATACAAAAGATAACAGCATAAATACACCTATTGAAATTATGATTTGCAAATTGTATCAATCTTATCTTGCATATCGCGGATTATACACTACTAATGCTAAtcatattgaaaataatactaCTCAAAATATAACGCTTAGAAATGACAAACTTATTAAAGATCTTctcgaaaaaaatgatcaaataaatatgtttgtGTTTAACAAAGATGTTttagaattatttaaaaacacgtatctaaataatattaaagtATCATCATACAGTACATCCTCGTTACATTATGAAATAGctgatataataaaaaaggattTTAAAATACCATGCCATGTTGAATATCAAACTGAAAATGGATTACTCATAGATATTGCTATACTATATGAAGACCttaaaaaagtgaaaaaaaaaattcctttttttaaaaacatagCTATTGAAATAAATGGTCCTTTCCACTACAAAACAAAATCATTAACTGCGGATTTTCCATTGCTTAATACGAAGAccattttaaaaagaaagtaaggacaaaaaatacaaccattataaaaacataatttagtgcaatatttatatgactTTTTTGGGAACcctattaaataataatatttcttataaATGTGAATGACAAATTTATTCATCTAGAGGGTCAGAAATTACCTCGATATGCTTATCTTTCATTTGACAATTTTGTATTCATGCTCTACCCAATTTTCTCACTCactaatttatttattattttacatttcTTAGATTACTAAATAATGAAGGATGGCATGTTATTTCATTTCCCTTTTGGGAAGTTAAACCATGGTAAGGACAATTCTTATTTTGCTAACTTATAGCCaagtttcattttttgcagatgttttttttcatttagtATGTGAATTCCCTTTCAGCATATggaatatatatggatGCATGATGTTAACAATTcgttttattatatttattcaaaacTGAGGTAGTAAAGATAAAAATCCAGTTGCCACTGAATTCTGCTCATTATTATCTTATTTATAGGTTTACTAAAACACGAAAGGAAAATTACATTTTAAAGATGCTTCCTGAGGATTTGAAGTCATTCtttaatgaaattaaaagttcataaaaaatatattgaaacctttacaaatttttataatttttctatattttcatacttttttttaatacaccatttacttattttttttaagttaaCGTGATAGTCTACATaagtataaaatttttactTGGTGGcctcttttttatttcgtattttaattaaagaGTTTATGCAGATAAATGTATACTatcatatttgtttttttgctttttcacaattatttttattttatcattcatctcctttttttgttcattttggtataacaaataaaaaaagttcgagtcttttatatatgatattatcctttttaatttcttttcAAAAAACTTTATgactaaaaaaatttcacataaatacatattatatttatttaaccAAGAATATTCTTTAACCTTTTCAATTatgtatttaaatattatatattttttttcattctcCAAGTTGAATATTATCTTATTGTGAtgaggaaaaaaaaaatgagaacGACGcctataatattttttccaatcaaaaaaataatataaatatgcatattactatattattcatatcaTATAGCGGAGAACTTAagtaaacatttttttttgaaagcATAGCATGAAATTAATAAGAACATATGCAACAACATtgaaatatgtaaaaaaatatatagaaataaaaaaaaacaatcaaattatatatatgcgaATATACgatgaaattttttttaatattttaaaaatatttcaagtAAAAATTGGCTTCGAACTTATTACAGAATTTTTCAAGTATATTAggtttaattttttttttcatacaAAATTGCagattatttttgttttaatttttattcattattatttatattttttttgttactTTTAACCGTAATTGagattatataaattatattttttccccCAATAATAAGgctaaatatatgaaagcATAAAggaaattttattataaaaggaaaaaatagtGGAAGGGACAAAAACTAAGATATAATACCCTAGTTATgatatcaaaataaatgaataattgTTTTAAGAAGgcgtaatttttttgtttggtaacatattttttattggaCAAAGGTTGTGAAGCTATATGAATTCGCtagtttattatataatagcaTATAAATAGTACAATTGTATTGGcagataaaaaatattgaccatatatttattttttgtgcaTACGAATAAAATGCCGCAGAATGATTATATTGAGCTTCACAGGAAAAGGTATGGGTATCGATTTGATTATTTTGAGAAAACAAGAAAAAAGGAAGCAAGAAAAGTTCATAAAGAATCGTTAAAAGCTAAAAAACTAAGAGGAATAAAAgcaaaaatatacaataagAAGAAATATACCGAAAAGGTAAATCTTaagaaaacaataaaatcaCATGAACTTAAGGATGCAAAAAGCTCTCATAAAATACATGACGAAAATGGATTACCtgcatatttattagaAAGAAATCAAATACAACGAACTAAAGTTTTAACAAATTTGCttaaacaaaaaagaaagagTAAAGCGGGAAAATGGGAACTTCCTGTGCCTAAAATACAAGCATTAAACGAAGGTGAAATGCTAAGAGTTGTAAAATCAGGTAaaagaagaagaaaaacATGGAAAAGATTAATAGATAAAATATCATTTGTTGGCAATGATTTTACAAGAAAAAACCCCAAATTCGAAAGATATATTAGACCTAGCAGTTTAAGATTTAAAAAAGCAAATGTATATCACAGTGAATTAAAAACAACACTTTCTTTGGATATATTAGGTGTTAAGGTTAATCCCCaatcaaatttatatacaaatttagGAATTATAACAAAGGGAACAATAATAGAAGTTAATGTAAGTGATTTGGGTCTTGTTACTCAATCAGGGAAAGTTATATGGGCAAAATTTGCGCAAGTAACAAATAATCCAGAGCTTGATGGATGTATTAACGCTACATTACttgtttaaatatatactatttttgtatgtaagcaccaaaatatatactatacatgtatatatttgtgcATGCGCAGAATTTGGGGCACTTATAATCatgcttatatatatatatcgaTTTAATTAtccacatttttttattttcttttaccCCTACACGCGTACATGACTAATTAAATGTTTTTAGCATCTTGCAAATTTGCGTATACgtgctttatttttatttttttatatatttattacaatttccataattcataatataataactaattacatgtgtatatatatgggtatgtataatatacacataATGCATGGAACtgttttctattttttttaatttcttcattcactaattatacaataatattagttaaacaaatatattttttaaaacttaTTTGAATAGTTATgtgaatttttttcacattattatatatgtatatagctaaaaaatgttttttttaaatgaaacaTGCTTATAGTAATTAGCTCGGAATgcgaaataaataaacagaaatataattcaaaaaaagaaaaaaaacattattataGCCGCAGAAAATAGATATAGGgataattttctttattttcgtaattttatatcttttacTCTAAAGAAGGGCATATGtaagttttattttatttttggaaATTTCAAATGTTCTCAAAAATACTTGAATTCTGCATgctaaaatttatttttcaaatatgtAGATAGCTATCTCTCGAATATAACTTCCCTCTTTAGTAAACATCTACATAATATACTTCaccaaatatatatatatatatatataaacatatatacgTATGGTGTGCACATTACCTCGTTCTACTGTTGACCCTAACGTCCATAGTACATTTTATTTGCTAAACGAAAAACATGATTTATAATGGTGTGGCAAGATCATCGTTTTTCTCATTAATATGTGTCATCATCGAATAATAtgcacacacatatatagatatatgtTAGAATGTGCCAATGAAtgcaaatttttatttatttagtCCTACATTACCATATCAATTAGCCCAAAACTAGTTTTTCAAT from Plasmodium berghei ANKA genome assembly, chromosome: 8 harbors:
- a CDS encoding ribosomal protein S8e, putative, with the protein product MPQNDYIELHRKRYGYRFDYFEKTRKKEARKVHKESLKAKKLRGIKAKIYNKKKYTEKVNLKKTIKSHELKDAKSSHKIHDENGLPAYLLERNQIQRTKVLTNLLKQKRKSKAGKWELPVPKIQALNEGEMLRVVKSGKRRRKTWKRLIDKISFVGNDFTRKNPKFERYIRPSSLRFKKANVYHSELKTTLSLDILGVKVNPQSNLYTNLGIITKGTIIEVNVSDLGLVTQSGKVIWAKFAQVTNNPELDGCINATLLV